In the genome of Caenorhabditis elegans chromosome IV, the window TATAATGTTGGCGAACCCGGTCAAAAagtattaatattttaatatttttaatcaccggtaatttttgaaagttttttgttgttgtgatcatcgaaaaataaaacctCTCATATTTCGAtcaaaccttttttttgttcaaacgATTAACGATAATCAAATCCTCATCAAATTTACAAGCtacaaaaaactgtaaaattcaaaagctgcaaattttaatttgaacatgcgaatattaaaattcactGAAGGGAGTCTTTTTGCTGATATTTGTTAACTACAtatatgaaacagtaaattttggATATTGGCATTTGtgcacaaattgaaaaaaaatcgccgTTGTAggaattttataaattgacTGTTTCaccattttcacaaattgattgaaaaattagactttacgtttattttttcacttgaataaatatttcagtgGCCAATGCAGTTGCTCCCCGGGATGGCTCGGCCCAACGTGTCAAATTGAAATGATGGACCCGAACAATGTGGCAAATCGTGGAGATTTGCCCGAAGACTGGGAATGGCGGAAAAAGcgataaatatttcaatttcaaaattaaatttatttttattttcaacaattcaatCTCTTGCCCAAATCTTTCTTCCCCTCATTTCTCATGTAAgaatctcattttttgacagttaGCCTAGTTATGTTACAGTTGATTAATTTAAATacttttactgtttcagtactaaaatttataaaaatccgAGTGTCTTTTTCTTAATGAAATCAGTTTCAATTATTCCAAGCCATAATAACTTTCCATGTTTTCACACAGGTCTATGTGtttcattaaataaatttgtacCTTTGTACCTAtttgtaacatttttatttgaagtttatttttaaaactgttggTAACATTAAATATGACAAGAATGGAGGCAGTTCAACATTGgaaatttatatgcaaaaaaaagttgtaaaagtttttggaGTATCGAGAAGAagaatatgttttaaaaaatatagaaattatcaaaaacgagaaaagggcggggcatttttcaaaagtgcaaATGCGCTCTTGTGAATGTGGTAGATCACGGCATTTCGTTTCATATTACATATCAATTGCCTTGgtggtttttctgaatatgAAGGTATCCTGGTCCGATATTAATTGTGAAGTCAAAAAGTCTATTATTGTATTGAATAAGTGATGTTTCACCACCATGATATCCGGGATCAAAGACTTCGGCAATTTCCGTGGGGTCATTGtgtggaaattgaaattggcaaacttgaaagttttggGCGTTTAGAAGAACCTGAAATTGTTTGGTAGTTGCTGGATCACTTCATtattaattggaatttttctgctGACATTTCCTAACtatatgaaacagtaaattttgaattcaaactttaattaGTTCCAGAAgctttgaatgttttttaatactttttacCAAggctaaatttgaaatttttgagcgtGACATTATTGATTGGTCGGTGCTTTTGTGagtaagttaaaaaaataatttggcaaTCAGGGAAGTTGAGAgtaattcttaaattttagtttttattgcagaaatttttgaaatgtatgtatttccaatttaaaattagcaAGACATTTTGCTTACGTTAGTATCAATattgtctttttttcagacttttatCATAATTCATAtcatgcaaaaatttaaattcgtGAGTTATTAATTGAAGTCAAGAAGTCAAGTATAACTTACATCTCGAATTCCAATTGCATTATCTCTTGtaaaaaaatccacttttatGTAAAAATGAGTGAAGTAAGGGATTGTTTCAATGCTCAATGAGCCATAGTCTCCCagcaatttcaaagttttcacaTTTCTAAACAAATCGTCATCCAACAGGCATCCTGTGCTACAGTTgacaaaatcaatttcttcaaGTGTCTCAGTGTCAAATAATGGAATTATTCTGTACAATTCATTTGCATCCAGCTTACTGA includes:
- the fbxa-126 gene encoding DUF38 domain-containing protein (Partially confirmed by transcript evidence), with the protein product MPTKILQKILDLTDRLGTIDLYITDTNFTLCCDGEKIRYSNTLVTYEEEKMTIDNGTQMTVTFNDLTTLLKSQKLDLGTFRIYNCTVPISKIQPDCLNGLVKTLESVQDLHIVKTVFSKLDANELYRIIPLFDTETLEEIDFVNCSTGCLLDDDLFRNVKTLKLLGDYGSLSIETIPYFTHFYIKVDFFTRDNAIGIRDVLLNAQNFQVCQFQFPHNDPTEIAEVFDPGYHGGETSLIQYNNRLFDFTINIGPGYLHIQKNHQGN